One part of the Anopheles coustani chromosome 2, idAnoCousDA_361_x.2, whole genome shotgun sequence genome encodes these proteins:
- the LOC131265550 gene encoding guanine nucleotide-binding protein G(f) subunit alpha has product MLLIDCFRRPSHELQARKKQSSKEMVQMRKSIRDPVKILLLGAGESGKTTIIKQMKILHIQNSYSFDERLEKLADIYENIHESIYELVRQVVLLDLEFDSVTNQRCAEYILRMGSQAPWNLSTEYVQCVRRLWSDTGVKRCYKRSNEFHLIDSVKYFLDRVEKISMPGYIPTNSDILNCRKTTTGIQETRFNVRMANSMGGGVQEFRMFDVGGQRHHRSKWMQAFEGVHAVLFLISCAGFDQTLREDPKQNRLSEGFELFRGVWHNRFLAETGVIVFLNKQDLLEQKLLAGKSIRTYFPEYDDYVAFADKDQLYDELVRTRSFIRSKMVDITNEPPRRTSHLIGRKRTCYFHYTVATDTQNVRTVFSDVHSIILTRNLSKVDVL; this is encoded by the exons ATGCTGCTCATCGACTGCTTCCGCCGGCCATCGCACGAACTGCAGGCAAGGAAAAAGCAGTCCTCCAAGGAGATGGTGCAGATGCGCAAGTCGATCCGCGATCCGGTAAAGATCCTGCTGCTAGGAGCCGGCGAATCCGGGAAAACCACCATCATCAAGCAGATGAAAATTTTACACATACAAAACAGCTACAGTTTTGA TGAACGGTTGGAGAAGCTGGCGGACATCTATGAGAACATACACGAGTCGATTTACGAGCTTGTCCGGCAGGTCGTTTTACTGGATCTCGAGTTCGATTCCGTCACCAACCAGCGCTGTGCGGAGTATATCCTGCGAATGGGCTCCCAAGCTCCCTGGAATCTCTCGACAGAGTACGTGCAGTGCGTCCGGCGACTCTGGTCCGACACGGGGGTCAAACGATGCTACAAACGTTCGAATGAATTTCATCTGATAGACAGTGTGAAATA TTTTTTGGATCGAGTGGAAAAGATCTCAATGCCGGGGTACATTCCGACGAACAGTGACATTCTGAACTGCCGCAAAACGACGACCGGTATTCAGGAGACCCGGTTCAATGTGCGCATGGCCAACTCGATGGGTGGCGGTGTGCAGGAGTTTCGCATGTTCGACGTCGGCGGCCAGCGTCACCATCGGAGCAAATGGATGCAAGCCTTCGAAGGAGTGCACGCGGTACTGTTCCTCATATCCTGCGCCGGTTTCGATCAAACGCTGCGCGAGGATCCGAAACAGAACCGCCTTTCGGAAGGGTTCGAGCTGTTCCGAGGGGTTTGGCACAATCGCTTTCTGGCCGAAACCGGTGTGATTGTGTTTCTAAACAAGCAGGACTTGCTGGAGCAGAAACTGCTGGCGGGGAAATCGATAAGGACCTACTTTCCCGAGTACGACGATTACGTTGCGTTCGCTGATAAGGATCAGCTGTACGATGAGTTGGTGCGCACGCGATCTTTTATCAGGTCCAAAATGGTG GATATTACCAACGAACCACCAAGAAGAACCTCACACCTTATCGGACGAAAGCGTACCTGTTACTTTCACTATACGGTTGCCACCGACACCCAAAACGTGCGAACCGTTTTTAGCGACGTGCACAGTATCATCCTGACGAGAAACCTGTCCAAAGTTGATGTGTTGTAA